One Lemur catta isolate mLemCat1 chromosome 15, mLemCat1.pri, whole genome shotgun sequence genomic window carries:
- the CLEC10A gene encoding C-type lectin domain family 10 member A, whose translation MKYEDLQYLESEEKNQGVRNGPPPPAGPSFLRRLCPGPGLLLLSLGLSLLLLVVICVVGSQNSKFQRDLMALRTTFSNFTSNTVAEVQALTSHGSSLQETVTSLKAEVEGHKQELQAARSLEGKVLSLESRLQRREQQRQADHSEMLLRVQQLVKDLNSLTCQIALLKSNASSGSERTCCPVNWVEHEGSCYWFSRSGKPWPEAEKYCQLENSHLVVINSREEQNFVQKHLPFSYTWMGLSDTEGVWKWVDGTDYDTNFQNWKPGQPDDWQGHGLGGGEDCAHFVLDGRWNDDVCQRPYLWVCETSLGQASQESHGAASG comes from the exons ATGAAGTACGAAGACCTCCAGTACCTGGAGAGCGAGGAGAAAAATCAGGGCGTTAGAAATG GGCCGCCTCCTCCCGCGGGGCCGTCTTTCCTGCGGCGTCTCTGTCCCGGGCCCGGCCTCCTCCtgctgtctctgggcctcagcctcctgctgcTGGTCGTCATCTGTGTGGTCGGAAGCCAGA ATTCCAAGTTTCAGAGGGACCTGATGGCGTTGAGAACAACTTTCAGCAACTTCACCTCAAACACTGTGGCTGAGGTCCAGGCACTGACCTCCCATG GTAGCAGCTTGCAAGAAACAGTCACATCTCTGAAGGCCGAGGTAGAGGGTCACAAGCAGGAACTGCAAGCGG CCCGCAGCTTGGAAGGCAAGGTGCTTTCTCTGGAGAGCCGGCTGCAGAGACGGGAGCAGCAACGCCAAGCAG ATCATTCTGAAATGCTCCTGCGAGTCCAGCAGCTGGTGAAAGACCTGAACTCCCTGACTTGCCAGATAGCTTTGCTCAAGAGCAATG CCTCGTCAGGCTCCGAAAGGACCTGCTGCCCCGTCAACTGGGTGGAGCACGAGGGCAGCTGCTACTGGTTCTCTCGCTCCGGGAAGCCCTGGCCGGAGGCGGAGAAGTACTGCCAGCTGGAGAACTCGCACCTGGTGGTCATCAACtccagggaggagcag AATTTTGTCCAGAAACATCTACCATTCTCGTACACCTGGATGGGCCTCAGTGACACTGAGGGAGTCTGGAAATGGGTAGACGGGACGGACTACGACACCAACTTCCA GAACTGGAAGCCAGGCCAGCCTGATGACTGGCAAGGGCATGGGCTGGGCGGAGGCGAGGACTGTGCCCACTTCGTCCTTGACGGCAGGTGGAATGATGACGTCTGCCAGAGGCCCTACCTCTGGGTctgcgagaccagcctgggccaggccagTCAGGAGAGCCATGGAGCTGCCTCTGGTTAG